In Candidatus Effluviviaceae Genus I sp., a single window of DNA contains:
- a CDS encoding SPASM domain-containing protein: MSLHVTTNGTLLTPEVASRLAAVGAAVMVSIDGDRPTHDAHRRSPDGGGSYDAIARNLARLPAGLRVSARATVTEATPRLRDLVEHLVGLGAGTVHLSPVSGAPLSARFAARVCAELDDLAETERERVSRGGPPVVGNFAEPVLAIERGRPRKQACGAGVRYLSVACDGTISLCHRFVGHAAYSLGRVADGFDRDAAARALGELAERSAACRRCWARWMCGGPCLFDLVASPADACGEFAPRCVIKRRVLELSMWLYASLPARARRRLARLARHGGRPEVAACADLREGAVRGDAAARTAPSDAPDRPKGGDDDDPSHAGQRGHGTDPGGSQHA, translated from the coding sequence TTGTCACTCCACGTGACAACGAACGGCACGCTCCTGACGCCGGAGGTCGCCTCGCGCCTGGCCGCCGTCGGGGCGGCCGTCATGGTGAGCATCGACGGCGACCGGCCCACCCACGACGCGCACCGGCGGTCCCCGGACGGCGGCGGGTCGTACGACGCCATCGCGCGCAACCTGGCGCGGCTCCCCGCCGGGCTCCGCGTATCGGCGCGCGCGACCGTCACCGAGGCGACGCCTCGTCTCAGGGACCTCGTGGAGCATCTGGTCGGGCTTGGGGCCGGCACCGTCCATCTCTCGCCGGTGAGCGGGGCGCCCCTGTCGGCACGGTTCGCCGCCCGGGTCTGCGCCGAGCTGGACGACCTGGCGGAGACCGAGCGGGAGCGCGTGAGTCGCGGCGGCCCCCCCGTCGTAGGCAACTTCGCGGAGCCCGTCCTGGCCATCGAGCGGGGCCGGCCGCGGAAGCAGGCCTGCGGGGCGGGAGTGAGATACCTGAGCGTGGCCTGCGACGGCACGATCAGTCTCTGCCACAGGTTCGTCGGCCACGCCGCGTACTCGCTCGGGCGCGTCGCAGACGGGTTCGACAGGGACGCCGCCGCGCGCGCCCTCGGCGAGCTCGCGGAGCGCTCCGCGGCGTGCCGCCGCTGTTGGGCGCGCTGGATGTGCGGCGGACCCTGCCTCTTCGACCTGGTCGCGTCGCCCGCCGACGCCTGCGGGGAGTTCGCGCCTCGGTGCGTGATCAAGCGGCGCGTGCTGGAGCTCTCCATGTGGCTGTACGCGTCCCTTCCCGCCCGCGCGAGGCGGCGGCTCGCGCGACTTGCGCGCCACGGCGGCAGGCCCGAGGTCGCTGCGTGCGCGGACCTGCGCGAGGGCGCGGTACGAGGGGACGCGGCCGCGCGGACCGCCCCGAGTGATGCCCCTGACCGGCCGAAAGGAGGTGACGACGATGATCCATCTCACGCTGGCCAGCGGGGTCATGGGACCGACCCTGGCGGCAGCCAGCACGCCTGA